Proteins encoded by one window of Candidatus Scalindua japonica:
- a CDS encoding NYN domain-containing protein, with protein MDIIIDGYNVIFKISELGYTTEKCDIEVLRNRLLTLLEQYKEKRKHKLIVVFDGQGNGNSSGMRAAGIDVVFSRQGLDADEEIKRMVSASVNPRHITVITSDRDIEQYVKKYGSKVVGPLAFYRDIKKKVAHLQVAGQEERRFKKNEDDEPISKYLGPSRSEAQYWLRIFSEETGKRTDD; from the coding sequence ATGGATATAATTATAGATGGGTATAATGTAATCTTTAAGATTTCTGAATTGGGATACACTACTGAAAAGTGTGATATTGAGGTCCTGCGAAACAGATTACTCACATTGCTTGAACAGTATAAAGAAAAAAGGAAACACAAATTAATAGTTGTTTTTGATGGTCAGGGTAACGGTAACTCCTCCGGAATGAGAGCAGCCGGTATAGACGTCGTTTTTTCAAGGCAGGGCCTTGATGCAGATGAAGAGATTAAGAGGATGGTGAGTGCCAGTGTAAATCCCAGGCACATTACGGTAATTACTTCAGACAGGGATATAGAACAGTATGTAAAGAAATATGGATCTAAGGTAGTTGGACCATTAGCATTTTATCGAGATATTAAAAAGAAGGTTGCGCATTTGCAGGTAGCAGGGCAGGAAGAAAGAAGGTTTAAAAAGAATGAAGATGATGAGCCAATCAGTAAATACCTGGGGCCTTCCAGGAGTGAGGCACAATACTGGCTTAGAATATTCTCTGAAGAAACGGGGAAGAGGACTGATGATTGA
- a CDS encoding endonuclease III domain-containing protein — MNKTKVLTEIYESLLKSFGKQYWWPGDTDFEVVIGAILTQNTNWTNVEKAIKNLKAAKIFTPKKLYEINIDRLAELIKPSGYFNVKAKRLKYFIEWLFSNYNGRLSKLFKLDYPLLREQLLSVNGIGRETADSIILYAAEKPAFVVDAYTKRVLIRHGLITEDYEYDAIKAVFENNLPKEVSLYNEYHALIVMVGKHYCKPKMQCEECPLVNVHRKGAYNPKADKIRKNRK, encoded by the coding sequence ATGAATAAAACAAAAGTTCTTACTGAGATCTACGAAAGTCTGTTGAAATCATTTGGCAAACAATATTGGTGGCCTGGGGACACTGATTTTGAGGTTGTTATCGGAGCTATACTTACTCAAAATACAAACTGGACCAATGTTGAAAAGGCTATTAAGAACCTGAAGGCAGCGAAAATATTCACGCCAAAGAAATTGTACGAAATTAACATAGACAGACTTGCTGAACTGATAAAACCTTCAGGTTATTTCAATGTAAAAGCAAAAAGACTTAAATACTTTATAGAGTGGCTTTTCAGTAATTATAATGGTCGTTTGTCGAAGCTTTTTAAACTGGATTATCCCCTGTTACGCGAGCAATTACTTTCCGTTAATGGGATCGGGAGAGAGACTGCAGACTCCATAATTTTGTATGCAGCCGAGAAGCCTGCTTTTGTTGTTGATGCGTATACGAAACGTGTCCTTATCAGGCATGGTTTGATAACGGAAGATTATGAATATGATGCAATAAAGGCTGTTTTTGAAAATAATCTTCCGAAAGAGGTCTCTCTTTACAATGAGTATCATGCTCTTATCGTAATGGTGGGTAAACACTATTGTAAACCTAAAATGCAGTGTGAAGAGTGTCCTCTGGTAAATGTTCATCGTAAAGGCGCCTATAACCCAAAGGCAGATAAAATTAGAAAGAATAGAAAATGA
- a CDS encoding hemerythrin domain-containing protein — MSILIDQLTKEHSDIFAELNEADNLSIITEEGQNRLFSTKADLLVHLHNEDENLYPVLRKEAENNKHLESVLKSFSSEMESITESTMKFFERYSNGVIDSKYVESFQIILSALSERMKKEESVLFVEYEKINQ, encoded by the coding sequence ATGTCAATACTGATTGATCAGCTTACTAAAGAGCATTCGGATATTTTTGCCGAACTCAACGAAGCTGATAACCTTAGTATTATTACGGAAGAGGGACAGAATAGACTATTTTCTACAAAAGCGGATTTACTTGTACATCTTCACAATGAAGATGAAAATCTCTATCCTGTCCTGAGAAAGGAAGCTGAAAATAATAAGCATCTTGAAAGTGTATTAAAATCATTTTCAAGTGAAATGGAGAGTATTACAGAATCTACGATGAAATTCTTTGAAAGATATTCTAATGGTGTAATAGACTCAAAGTACGTAGAATCATTTCAAATTATTTTATCAGCCCTTAGCGAAAGAATGAAAAAAGAAGAATCAGTTCTTTTTGTGGAGTATGAAAAAATAAATCAATAA
- a CDS encoding DUF933 domain-containing protein yields MKIGFTGIDLPEGKTKYKDEKLIALEAKDNAKKVSPFFAEFIKDEFVHSEAIVVPKSNIIDLLILDMDKLETRMSKLEDGEEKNLMTKCMELLELEKPLCDVDFNDQEIELLTAIAPVSFKPVVQIEGSEDINTIIFLALEKANQMFFYTSGPKESHAWLVQKNSEIIACAEKIHSDLARGFIKGDVVSFEDYMNCHNFNDCKSKGVAKLVDRDYKVQPNDIIEIRFNV; encoded by the coding sequence GTGAAAATAGGATTTACGGGAATTGATTTACCGGAAGGAAAAACTAAATATAAGGATGAAAAGCTTATTGCATTGGAAGCAAAAGACAATGCAAAAAAAGTTTCTCCGTTTTTTGCTGAATTTATAAAAGACGAATTTGTACATTCTGAAGCAATCGTTGTTCCGAAAAGTAATATTATTGATCTATTGATTCTTGATATGGATAAGCTTGAGACCCGAATGTCAAAGCTGGAAGATGGTGAAGAAAAAAACTTAATGACAAAATGTATGGAACTGTTGGAGCTGGAAAAACCACTTTGTGATGTCGATTTCAATGATCAGGAGATTGAGTTATTGACAGCCATAGCTCCGGTAAGCTTTAAACCTGTAGTACAGATTGAAGGGAGTGAGGATATCAATACTATTATTTTCCTGGCACTCGAAAAAGCAAATCAGATGTTCTTTTATACTTCAGGTCCAAAGGAGTCGCATGCCTGGCTCGTACAAAAAAATTCAGAGATTATTGCCTGTGCCGAAAAAATACATTCAGACCTTGCACGCGGATTTATAAAAGGCGATGTTGTAAGTTTTGAGGACTATATGAATTGTCATAATTTTAATGACTGCAAATCAAAAGGGGTAGCTAAATTGGTTGATCGTGACTATAAAGTCCAACCTAATGATATTATAGAAATCAGGTTTAATGTGTAA
- a CDS encoding pyridoxal-phosphate dependent enzyme: protein MINEDELYRKVESACRLISAESFNLRSRIHRLRWFNRSDIWIKRDDELSFGVSGTRLRKHASIIPALKLKGIEEVVVIGGANSNNVLSAAQTLTENNIKITPFLLGPPAKKQGNLKLLSLFVDDDEIHWIPREQWTEIESHVNKYVEKENEQGIKVFVIPEGGHHRLALPGSLSILLDILRNESESGTTFDHIFIDSSTGMVAQSLLAGAAAINKKTQFHIVVLAGSFETFECGLSQIIQYTEEFLQGLIESQPDYKLYYPAIAKSFGSTERTIFREIKSIARNDGILTDPVYSAKLFITAKQIIQDVPIDGNILLIHSGGTLALSGLMDYPLSGTET, encoded by the coding sequence ATGATTAACGAAGACGAACTATACCGAAAAGTAGAAAGCGCCTGCCGATTAATATCGGCTGAATCTTTTAACCTCCGGAGCCGCATCCATAGATTGCGATGGTTTAACCGTTCGGATATATGGATTAAGCGTGACGATGAACTCAGTTTTGGTGTGTCTGGGACCAGGTTGCGTAAGCACGCGTCAATAATCCCCGCATTAAAGCTGAAAGGAATTGAAGAAGTCGTCGTAATTGGCGGAGCAAATTCTAACAATGTTCTTTCTGCCGCTCAGACGCTGACAGAAAATAATATTAAGATAACTCCTTTTTTGCTGGGACCACCGGCAAAAAAACAGGGCAATTTAAAGCTGCTCTCTCTATTTGTTGACGATGATGAAATACATTGGATTCCACGTGAACAATGGACTGAGATTGAATCCCATGTAAACAAATATGTAGAGAAGGAAAATGAACAGGGTATAAAGGTATTTGTGATTCCGGAAGGCGGACACCATCGTCTGGCCCTGCCGGGCTCATTAAGCATCTTATTAGATATTCTTCGAAATGAATCTGAATCCGGTACCACTTTTGATCATATTTTTATTGACTCCAGTACCGGTATGGTAGCGCAATCCCTTCTAGCGGGAGCTGCGGCAATTAATAAGAAAACACAATTTCACATAGTCGTCCTGGCAGGTTCGTTTGAAACTTTTGAATGCGGACTAAGCCAGATTATTCAATATACTGAGGAGTTTCTTCAGGGTTTAATTGAATCGCAGCCTGACTATAAGCTCTATTATCCTGCTATTGCCAAGTCTTTTGGAAGCACCGAGAGGACTATTTTCAGGGAAATAAAGAGTATTGCCAGAAATGATGGTATTCTCACAGACCCGGTTTATTCAGCTAAACTTTTTATTACGGCAAAACAGATTATTCAGGATGTTCCAATTGATGGTAATATACTCCTGATTCATTCAGGAGGCACATTGGCATTAAGCGGTCTTATGGACTATCCACTATCCGGTACCGAGACATAA
- a CDS encoding ATP-binding protein, whose product MELLESVEIGESKGELKKKINAILKYDIVTIDELVYLPLNKQSVFNLFQLINALYEYRSIIITTKKEFTSWEDFFANENVAVRIVDRVIHHSHILMMGGDSYRLKKAE is encoded by the coding sequence CTGGAGTTACTTGAGTCGGTTGAAATTGGAGAAAGTAAAGGAGAGTTAAAAAAGAAGATTAATGCGATCTTGAAATACGACATCGTAACCATTGACGAGTTGGTTTATTTGCCACTAAACAAACAGAGCGTCTTTAACCTGTTTCAGTTGATTAATGCCTTGTACGAGTATAGATCAATTATCATTACTACAAAAAAGGAGTTTACCAGTTGGGAAGACTTCTTTGCTAATGAAAATGTTGCAGTCCGTATTGTTGACAGGGTCATACATCATTCACACATTTTAATGATGGGAGGTGATAGTTATAGACTAAAAAAAGCAGAATAA
- the der gene encoding ribosome biogenesis GTPase Der: MFLPIVTIVGRPNVGKSSLLNCLANKRVSIVDPTSGVTRDRVSIDIEHEETLFELIDTGGIGITDIEDIAHEVDVQIEIAIQKASLILFVVDVRDGITPLDLKVADRLRKIKKPLLLIANKCDAEKFDLQATEFFKLGLGDPIPVSALQRFGRSDLLDKIVSMLPEADSKPVNVEPLMKIAIVGKRNAGKSTLINTLAQEERVIVSEIPGTTRDSVDVKFEIDGKEFIAIDTAGMRKKKHIQDSIEFYGMTRVERSIRRADVVILLIDAPRDISQVDKKISDYIKTQYKPCLLVVSKWDLAEDVEVEEFIKYVHARLPGMGFAPLSFISSFSGDNIIETIELAQEMFQQANTRVSTAELNTVLERAFTRHRPTKRKTKVSKVYYATQVSVCPPTFVLFVNDKRLFNSDYERYLSNQLRAKLPFSEIPLKFYFRPKSKYNTEAEETRYFSNKKPQTYR; encoded by the coding sequence ATGTTCCTTCCCATCGTAACCATTGTAGGAAGACCTAATGTAGGTAAGTCTTCTCTGTTAAATTGTCTGGCAAATAAACGTGTTTCAATTGTTGATCCAACAAGCGGTGTTACCAGAGATAGAGTGTCCATAGATATCGAACATGAAGAGACTCTATTTGAGTTGATTGATACAGGCGGTATAGGGATAACAGACATTGAGGATATAGCCCACGAAGTTGACGTTCAAATAGAAATTGCAATTCAAAAGGCAAGCCTGATCCTCTTCGTTGTAGATGTTCGAGACGGCATCACACCGCTGGATCTGAAAGTTGCGGACAGACTGCGGAAGATTAAAAAACCACTCCTTCTCATAGCTAATAAATGTGACGCAGAGAAATTTGATCTTCAGGCAACAGAGTTTTTCAAACTGGGGTTGGGAGATCCTATCCCGGTTTCCGCGTTACAAAGATTCGGCAGATCAGACCTTTTAGATAAAATTGTATCCATGCTTCCTGAGGCTGACTCAAAGCCAGTTAATGTGGAGCCGTTAATGAAGATTGCGATAGTGGGGAAAAGAAATGCGGGAAAGTCTACATTGATAAATACACTTGCTCAAGAGGAGAGGGTTATTGTAAGTGAGATTCCCGGTACAACAAGAGATTCTGTTGATGTAAAATTCGAAATAGATGGAAAAGAATTTATTGCCATTGATACTGCAGGGATGAGAAAAAAGAAACATATTCAGGATTCTATTGAATTTTATGGTATGACAAGGGTGGAGAGATCTATTCGACGTGCGGATGTTGTGATCCTTTTGATTGACGCACCCAGAGATATCTCTCAGGTAGATAAGAAAATAAGTGACTACATCAAGACCCAATATAAACCCTGTTTACTGGTTGTAAGTAAATGGGATCTTGCGGAAGATGTGGAAGTAGAAGAATTTATTAAATATGTTCATGCACGTTTACCAGGTATGGGCTTCGCGCCTCTCTCATTCATAAGCTCATTCAGTGGAGATAACATCATTGAGACGATAGAACTGGCACAGGAAATGTTTCAGCAGGCAAATACACGAGTATCAACAGCAGAGCTTAACACGGTCCTTGAACGCGCATTTACACGCCACCGACCTACAAAAAGGAAAACCAAAGTATCAAAAGTCTATTATGCCACACAGGTGTCTGTCTGCCCTCCGACATTTGTATTGTTTGTCAATGACAAGAGGTTATTCAACTCAGATTACGAAAGATATCTTTCAAATCAGTTGCGGGCGAAACTCCCTTTCAGTGAAATCCCACTGAAATTTTATTTCAGACCGAAAAGTAAGTACAATACGGAAGCTGAAGAGACCAGATATTTCAGCAACAAAAAACCTCAAACCTATAGATGA
- a CDS encoding DNA gyrase inhibitor YacG, with protein sequence MSKIKCRSCGKELLYNSISDIPTFPFCSDRCKLMDLGSWFNEDRCIEEPVTNETLEDHNE encoded by the coding sequence ATGTCAAAGATTAAATGCCGTAGTTGTGGTAAAGAACTTCTCTACAATTCTATAAGCGACATACCAACATTTCCCTTTTGCAGTGATCGATGCAAGCTAATGGACCTGGGTTCATGGTTTAATGAGGATAGATGTATTGAAGAACCGGTTACTAACGAAACGCTTGAAGACCACAACGAATAG
- a CDS encoding FmdB family zinc ribbon protein has product MPTYDYECNACNHTFELFQSITAKHIRKCPECGELKVKRLIGAGSTIIFKGSGFYQTDYRSEEYKSRQKADKSSCTAEKKDSKTKKKETKKDVKD; this is encoded by the coding sequence ATGCCTACTTACGATTATGAATGTAACGCGTGTAACCATACATTCGAACTGTTTCAATCAATAACTGCAAAGCATATTAGAAAATGCCCGGAGTGTGGTGAGCTGAAGGTAAAACGTCTGATAGGGGCCGGTAGTACAATTATTTTTAAAGGTTCAGGATTCTATCAAACTGACTACCGTAGTGAAGAGTATAAGTCACGACAGAAAGCTGATAAATCATCTTGTACCGCTGAGAAGAAAGATAGTAAAACCAAGAAAAAAGAAACAAAAAAAGATGTCAAAGATTAA
- the grpE gene encoding nucleotide exchange factor GrpE — protein MSKGQNNHDEENVRAEQGDGMNGDKDQENSKEETDSVVNDEEKSGEETVQAKSQDDVKVPEELTMEDIIELKKKAEERDTYLDQLLRTKAEFMNYQKRMVKENESTAQFAVRNLILDFLPELDNFDRAMKLADSSQDFDKFVEGIKLIEEQLFKVLGKYGVEPIETVGKPFDPNLHEAVMEEENNEMPHHTIIDEFQKGFLLKERVIRPSKVKVSRRAMEEEGEKEEDEKSDD, from the coding sequence ATGTCTAAAGGGCAAAATAATCATGATGAAGAAAATGTCAGAGCTGAACAGGGAGACGGTATGAACGGTGATAAAGATCAGGAAAATTCTAAGGAGGAAACTGATTCAGTCGTAAATGATGAAGAGAAAAGCGGTGAAGAGACTGTGCAGGCAAAGTCCCAGGACGATGTAAAAGTTCCTGAAGAATTGACAATGGAAGATATTATTGAGTTAAAGAAAAAAGCTGAAGAACGTGATACTTATCTCGATCAATTACTGAGGACCAAGGCGGAATTCATGAATTATCAAAAGAGGATGGTTAAGGAAAATGAATCAACCGCACAGTTTGCTGTGCGAAACCTTATACTTGATTTTTTACCGGAACTTGACAATTTTGACAGGGCCATGAAACTTGCGGATAGTTCTCAAGATTTTGATAAGTTTGTGGAAGGTATCAAGTTAATAGAAGAGCAGTTGTTTAAAGTTTTAGGGAAATACGGTGTGGAGCCTATTGAAACAGTAGGAAAACCGTTTGATCCAAATCTTCATGAAGCTGTTATGGAAGAAGAGAATAATGAAATGCCTCATCATACAATTATTGATGAATTTCAAAAAGGTTTCCTCTTAAAGGAACGTGTTATCAGGCCTTCAAAAGTAAAGGTTTCGAGAAGGGCCATGGAGGAAGAAGGAGAAAAAGAAGAAGATGAGAAGTCTGATGATTAA